A region of Roseobacter litoralis Och 149 DNA encodes the following proteins:
- the dut gene encoding dUTP diphosphatase, whose translation MVSLELKWAQGADVTVPLPAYETSGAAGADIRANIPDGPIILAPGARALVPTGLCMAIPQGYEVQIRPRSGLALKHGITLVNSPGTIDSDYRGAVGVIMQNLGDAAFEITHGMRIAQMVVAPVVQASFALSESLSETDRGSGGFGSTGGD comes from the coding sequence CGAACTGAAATGGGCTCAAGGTGCCGATGTAACGGTGCCATTGCCCGCCTATGAAACGTCTGGTGCCGCGGGCGCTGACATCCGCGCAAACATTCCTGATGGGCCGATCATACTGGCACCCGGTGCGCGCGCGCTTGTGCCAACAGGTCTGTGCATGGCCATTCCGCAGGGCTATGAGGTTCAGATCAGACCCCGTTCGGGCCTCGCGCTGAAGCACGGGATCACGCTGGTCAACAGCCCCGGTACAATTGACAGCGACTACCGGGGGGCGGTCGGTGTGATCATGCAGAACCTTGGGGATGCCGCGTTTGAAATCACCCATGGGATGCGGATCGCGCAAATGGTGGTCGCGCCCGTTGTTCAGGCTAGCTTTGCATTGTCCGAAAGCCTGAGCGAAACCGATCGTGGTTCCGGCGGTTTTGGGTCCACAGGAGGCGATTGA
- a CDS encoding HesA/MoeB/ThiF family protein: MLLVFGLCAVLWGIGSLMGAPRSARAMMIGILYVGVLAMHIVLPDAHPLRLATGESPALWLLIGGFALMIFSYRQVITRLRTRAQAVEKQSDDALDRPLFNDSELNRYARHMVLREIGGPGQKRLKEAKVLVIGAGGLGSPILQYLAASGVGTIGVIDDDVVENANLQRQVIHRDASIGTAKVFSAQAEMTAQNPYVEVRPFNRRLTADIADALFEDYDLVLDGTDNFDTRYLVNETAVKAGTPLISGALSQWEGQLSVFDPAYGAPCYRCVFDSAPAPELAPSCAEAGVLGPLPGVIGTMMAVEAIKLITDAGTPLRGQMLIYDALYGESRTIAIKPRSDCPSCGSLQAKAS; this comes from the coding sequence ATGCTATTGGTTTTTGGGCTGTGCGCCGTTTTGTGGGGTATCGGCAGCCTCATGGGTGCACCGCGTTCCGCCCGCGCGATGATGATCGGCATTTTGTATGTTGGTGTTCTGGCAATGCACATCGTGTTGCCAGATGCTCATCCCCTGCGTTTGGCCACAGGTGAAAGCCCGGCGCTATGGTTGCTGATCGGTGGCTTCGCGCTGATGATCTTTTCATACCGTCAGGTGATCACGAGGCTGCGCACGCGCGCGCAAGCGGTCGAAAAACAGAGCGACGACGCCCTCGACAGACCCTTGTTCAACGATAGCGAATTGAACCGCTATGCGCGACACATGGTCCTGCGTGAAATCGGCGGGCCGGGGCAAAAACGGCTGAAAGAAGCGAAGGTTCTGGTCATCGGTGCGGGCGGGCTTGGTTCGCCCATATTGCAATATCTGGCGGCCAGTGGCGTGGGGACGATTGGCGTTATTGATGATGATGTGGTCGAGAACGCCAACCTGCAACGGCAAGTCATTCATCGCGATGCCTCCATCGGCACGGCCAAGGTATTTTCCGCGCAGGCGGAAATGACGGCGCAAAATCCCTATGTCGAGGTGCGCCCCTTCAACCGCCGCCTGACTGCGGATATTGCTGATGCGTTGTTTGAGGATTACGACCTCGTTCTGGACGGGACGGATAATTTCGACACGCGCTATCTGGTGAATGAAACAGCTGTCAAAGCCGGTACCCCCCTGATTTCAGGCGCATTAAGCCAGTGGGAAGGGCAGCTCAGCGTTTTTGATCCCGCCTATGGAGCGCCATGCTATCGCTGCGTTTTTGACAGCGCGCCCGCACCCGAGTTGGCCCCGTCCTGTGCCGAGGCAGGCGTGCTTGGCCCATTGCCGGGGGTCATCGGCACGATGATGGCGGTTGAGGCGATCAAGCTTATCACGGACGCGGGGACACCTTTGCGGGGGCAGATGCTGATCTATGACGCACTTTATGGTGAAAGCCGCACGATTGCCATCAAGCCGCGCAGCGACTGCCCGAGCTGCGGGTCGCTGCAGGCGAAAGCGTCCTGA
- a CDS encoding M3 family metallopeptidase produces the protein MTNPLLQDWATPFQIAPFDAISDGDFAPALDTALAEHRSEIEAIASAAEPPSFANTIEALEAAGTDLDKVLSVFFTVAGADSNPTREDLQRQFSPKLAAHFSEISSNKALFSRVNALWETRETLGLGPEQDRVLMLTHRGFVRAGAALTGAEDARMKEIKARLAVLGTEFTQNLLADERAWFMPLAEADLEGLPEFVVDTARAAGTEKDADGPVVTLSRSLIVPFLQFSPRRDLRKTAFEAWAARGANGGQTDNRAIAAEILSLREERAKLLGYASFADFKLETEMAKTPAAVRDLLMSVWEPARAQADADAARLAEMMREDGVNDELVPWDWRYYAEKRRAAEHDLDEAELKPYFQLDRMIAASFACAERLFGLQFKPLDIPLYHPDCRAWEVTRDGEHVAVFIGDYFARGSKRSGAWCSAMRAQAKFPKPQAPIVINVCNFAKGDPALLSYDDARTLFHEFGHALHQMLSNVTYESISGTSVARDFVELPSQLYEHWLDVPEVLSEFAVHAETGAPIPPDMLQKVLDASTFDMGFQTVEYVASALVDLAFHEGPAPADPMEKQRAVLDGIGMPPAITMRHATPHFAHVFAGDGYSSGYYSYMWSEVMDADAFAAFEEAGGAFDPERASALERHILSTGGSSDAAELYIAFRGRLPGVDALLKGRGLAAE, from the coding sequence ATGACCAATCCATTGCTGCAAGACTGGGCGACGCCCTTCCAGATCGCGCCCTTTGATGCCATTTCTGACGGAGATTTCGCGCCGGCGCTGGACACAGCACTTGCGGAGCATCGCAGCGAGATTGAAGCCATCGCGTCAGCCGCCGAGCCGCCCAGCTTTGCCAATACCATCGAGGCGCTGGAGGCCGCAGGCACGGATCTTGACAAGGTATTATCGGTGTTTTTCACCGTCGCAGGCGCCGACAGCAACCCGACGCGCGAGGACCTGCAGCGCCAGTTTTCACCCAAACTCGCCGCACATTTTTCGGAGATTTCCAGTAACAAGGCCCTGTTCAGCAGGGTCAACGCGTTGTGGGAAACCCGCGAAACGCTGGGCCTTGGGCCTGAACAGGACCGTGTTTTGATGCTCACCCACCGTGGGTTTGTGCGCGCCGGGGCCGCACTGACCGGGGCGGAAGACGCCCGCATGAAGGAAATCAAGGCGCGCCTTGCCGTTCTGGGAACCGAGTTCACGCAAAACCTTTTGGCGGATGAGCGCGCGTGGTTCATGCCGCTTGCCGAAGCCGATCTTGAGGGCTTGCCCGAATTCGTGGTGGACACCGCGCGCGCCGCGGGCACCGAGAAAGATGCCGACGGCCCGGTTGTGACCCTGTCGCGGTCGCTCATCGTTCCGTTTTTGCAGTTTTCCCCACGGCGCGATCTCAGAAAAACCGCCTTTGAAGCCTGGGCCGCGCGGGGTGCAAATGGGGGTCAGACGGATAACCGCGCCATCGCAGCAGAGATCCTGTCCTTGCGAGAAGAGCGTGCAAAGCTCTTGGGATATGCCTCCTTTGCGGATTTCAAGCTTGAAACCGAAATGGCCAAAACGCCCGCTGCCGTACGGGATTTGTTGATGTCGGTGTGGGAACCCGCGCGTGCGCAGGCGGATGCCGACGCCGCGCGCTTGGCTGAGATGATGCGCGAGGATGGCGTCAATGATGAATTGGTGCCGTGGGACTGGCGTTATTATGCGGAAAAACGGCGGGCTGCAGAACATGATCTGGATGAGGCAGAGCTGAAGCCATACTTCCAACTGGACCGCATGATCGCGGCCAGCTTTGCCTGTGCAGAGCGGCTATTCGGGTTGCAGTTCAAGCCATTGGACATACCGCTGTACCACCCGGATTGCCGTGCATGGGAAGTGACGCGCGACGGCGAACATGTAGCAGTCTTTATTGGTGATTATTTCGCCCGTGGGTCCAAAAGATCGGGCGCTTGGTGTTCTGCGATGCGCGCGCAAGCGAAATTCCCCAAACCGCAGGCACCGATCGTCATCAACGTATGCAATTTCGCCAAGGGCGACCCGGCGCTGTTGTCTTATGATGACGCGCGCACGCTGTTTCACGAATTTGGCCATGCGCTGCACCAGATGCTGTCAAATGTGACCTATGAAAGCATTTCTGGCACCTCAGTGGCGCGCGACTTCGTTGAGCTTCCCAGCCAGCTTTACGAACACTGGCTGGATGTCCCGGAGGTACTGTCGGAGTTTGCCGTTCATGCGGAGACCGGCGCGCCCATTCCCCCCGACATGCTGCAGAAAGTGCTGGATGCCTCGACGTTTGATATGGGGTTTCAAACCGTGGAATATGTGGCCTCGGCCCTCGTTGATCTGGCGTTTCACGAAGGCCCCGCACCTGCGGACCCAATGGAAAAGCAGCGCGCGGTTCTTGATGGTATTGGTATGCCGCCAGCGATTACGATGCGCCACGCCACGCCGCATTTTGCCCATGTTTTTGCCGGTGATGGGTATTCCAGCGGGTATTACAGCTACATGTGGTCGGAAGTGATGGATGCGGATGCCTTTGCCGCCTTCGAAGAAGCGGGCGGTGCGTTTGACCCTGAACGTGCCTCGGCACTTGAACGGCACATATTATCCACGGGCGGCAGTTCAGACGCGGCAGAGCTTTACATCGCCTTCCGGGGTCGGTTGCCGGGGGTGGATGCGCTGCTCAAAGGGCGCGGGCTGGCCGCTGAATAG